In Persicimonas caeni, a single window of DNA contains:
- the sctV gene encoding type III secretion system export apparatus subunit SctV, giving the protein MAARGTGGLKQFLTNYSDLGLAFLVVGIIGMMIVPLPTFLLDLLLTLNITIAVTLLMVSLYIPSALKISAFPALLLITTLFRLALNVSSTRLILLHADAGEVIESFGEFVVQGNYVVGAVIFLILTLIQFIVIAKGSERVSEVAARFTLDAMPGKQMSIDADLRAGAFDLDEARRRRALVQKESQLYGAMDGAMKFVKGDAIAGVIITSINIIAGMVIGILQNGMPAADAASTYTLLTIGDGLVSQIPALLISTTAGIIVTRVASEDDGVDHLGGDIFTQLIAQPKAIAIAAGLLGLLAIIPGLPTVPFVMMGSVVGLAAWGLMRVDTAGSGALSEVEVQEVEEVENEAKSGARQARAMIPAVTPLSLEIGSALSAEMDGEREAWLRDMIPSMREGVFHKLGVKVPGVRVRTGSRRCPARGFVISIDEVPVASAEVPAGRHLANEDPESLSVFEITAEPTRHPVTGQPAAWIDAADADTVESAGYTTWDVAGYVLLRLTAALEENASDFVGLQGVQQMLDQLEGPYPATVQEVVPKLIALPELTEILRRLAEEGISLRNLPRILEVLADRAQSIKDPVALTEEVRAGLSRYITHKYAGTDGSVIVYVVDREVEETVAGAIRQTDEGNFLALPPDVTQKLMRAVRQQVESDVQAGRDAIILTDQRVRRYMRKLVSLEMPEAVVLSYQELDPALKIQPIGRIELG; this is encoded by the coding sequence ATGGCGGCGCGTGGAACTGGCGGACTCAAGCAATTCCTGACGAACTACAGCGACCTCGGTCTGGCGTTTTTGGTGGTCGGCATCATTGGTATGATGATCGTGCCGCTGCCGACCTTCTTGCTCGACCTCTTGCTCACGCTGAATATCACCATCGCGGTGACGCTGCTGATGGTCAGCTTGTATATCCCGAGCGCGCTCAAGATCAGCGCGTTTCCTGCCTTGTTGCTGATCACCACGCTCTTTCGCCTGGCGCTCAACGTCTCGTCGACACGGCTCATCCTGTTGCACGCCGACGCCGGCGAGGTCATCGAGTCGTTCGGCGAGTTCGTGGTGCAGGGCAATTACGTGGTGGGTGCGGTCATCTTCCTGATCTTGACGCTCATCCAGTTCATCGTCATCGCCAAGGGCAGCGAGCGTGTCTCGGAGGTCGCCGCGCGCTTCACCCTCGACGCGATGCCCGGCAAGCAGATGTCCATCGACGCTGATCTGCGCGCCGGTGCGTTCGACTTGGACGAAGCGCGGCGCAGGCGTGCGCTCGTTCAAAAGGAGAGCCAACTGTACGGGGCGATGGACGGCGCGATGAAGTTCGTCAAAGGCGACGCCATCGCCGGCGTGATCATCACCTCCATCAACATCATCGCGGGCATGGTCATCGGTATCTTGCAAAATGGCATGCCGGCAGCTGACGCGGCTTCGACGTACACGCTGCTGACCATCGGTGACGGCCTCGTCAGTCAGATTCCCGCGCTGCTCATCTCGACCACCGCCGGCATCATCGTCACCCGCGTTGCCTCCGAGGACGACGGTGTCGACCACCTGGGCGGCGATATCTTCACCCAGCTCATCGCCCAGCCCAAGGCGATCGCCATCGCCGCCGGTCTGCTTGGGCTGCTCGCCATCATTCCGGGGCTGCCAACAGTGCCGTTCGTGATGATGGGAAGCGTCGTCGGTCTGGCTGCATGGGGACTGATGCGCGTCGATACGGCAGGATCTGGAGCGTTGTCGGAGGTTGAGGTCCAGGAGGTCGAGGAGGTCGAAAACGAGGCCAAGTCGGGCGCCCGCCAGGCTAGGGCGATGATCCCGGCGGTGACGCCGCTGAGCCTGGAAATCGGCAGCGCGCTGTCGGCCGAGATGGACGGCGAGCGCGAAGCGTGGCTCCGCGACATGATCCCGTCGATGCGCGAAGGGGTTTTCCACAAACTCGGCGTCAAGGTTCCTGGTGTGCGCGTACGTACCGGCTCGCGGCGCTGTCCGGCGCGTGGCTTCGTCATCAGCATCGACGAGGTGCCCGTCGCTTCGGCCGAGGTGCCCGCCGGAAGGCATCTGGCGAACGAGGACCCCGAGAGCCTGTCCGTCTTCGAGATCACCGCCGAACCGACGCGACACCCGGTCACCGGCCAGCCCGCCGCCTGGATCGACGCCGCTGATGCCGACACGGTCGAGTCTGCGGGCTATACCACCTGGGACGTCGCCGGCTACGTGTTGCTGCGGCTCACCGCCGCGCTCGAGGAGAACGCCAGCGACTTCGTCGGCTTGCAGGGGGTCCAACAGATGCTCGACCAACTCGAGGGACCGTATCCGGCGACGGTGCAAGAGGTCGTGCCCAAGCTTATCGCGCTGCCCGAGTTGACCGAGATCTTGAGGCGGCTGGCCGAGGAGGGCATTTCACTGCGAAACCTGCCGCGCATCCTCGAGGTGCTCGCCGATCGCGCCCAGAGCATCAAAGATCCGGTCGCTCTGACCGAAGAGGTGCGCGCCGGCTTGAGCCGCTACATCACCCACAAGTACGCCGGAACCGACGGCAGTGTGATTGTGTACGTGGTGGACCGAGAAGTTGAAGAGACGGTCGCTGGGGCCATCAGGCAGACCGACGAGGGCAACTTCCTGGCCTTGCCTCCCGACGTCACTCAGAAGCTCATGCGTGCGGTGCGCCAGCAAGTCGAGTCGGACGTGCAGGCCGGACGCGACGCCATCATCCTGACTGACCAGCGCGTGCGCCGCTACATGCGAAAGCTCGTCTCGCTCGAGATGCCCGAAGCTGTGGTGTTGTCGTATCAGGAGCTCGATCCGGCGCTGAAGATCCAGCCGATTGGTCGGATCGAGCTTGGTTGA
- a CDS encoding IS4 family transposase produces the protein MAHGQGTQLRDLLATLIHETLDESLAKALGVVERERKVDIVIFVWSLILGFPTGAKRTLSALRRSFEQASGQRMASSSFYNRFTPQMTKLLEKLVEHVLAVRSGPANSYQGRMIQGFEKLLALDSTVVRLHDMLQTVYPACPDGQSALKLHVVMNVLSGSPGRVKLSDGTTHDQGVWTRVGSWVKGCLLLFDLGYCNFHPFHRIDRQGGFFVSRMKSNANPLIVENLTTCAGRSIDLVGQKLQDVVGRLRRRVIDVEVELPVKLRRYRGKQRQITRRFRMIGIRNDNTGEYHFYVTNVGQERLSAEDVGHIYALRWQVELLFRRLRSHGRLHQLPTQQEHIVKALIWASILAVLVSQKLLWAMRLRDRGRHLPALRFQEVFESYARAILEEMVAHRRTSKLDLFDLIYHEAVDPNLDRVRSFDILDAA, from the coding sequence ATGGCCCACGGACAGGGTACTCAGCTTCGCGATCTTCTTGCAACGCTCATTCACGAAACGCTCGACGAAAGCCTGGCCAAAGCGCTGGGCGTGGTCGAACGCGAGCGCAAAGTCGACATCGTCATCTTCGTCTGGTCGCTGATCCTGGGTTTTCCGACCGGCGCCAAACGCACGCTCAGCGCGTTGCGGCGCTCTTTCGAGCAAGCCAGCGGCCAGCGGATGGCCTCTTCGTCTTTCTACAACCGATTTACGCCCCAGATGACCAAGCTCCTGGAAAAACTGGTCGAGCATGTGCTGGCGGTCCGCAGTGGCCCGGCCAACAGCTACCAGGGCCGTATGATCCAGGGCTTCGAGAAGCTTCTGGCGCTCGATTCCACGGTTGTACGCCTCCACGACATGCTCCAAACAGTCTACCCAGCCTGTCCTGACGGTCAGTCGGCCCTCAAGCTGCACGTGGTCATGAACGTGCTCTCGGGCAGTCCGGGGCGGGTCAAACTCTCCGATGGCACCACCCACGATCAGGGCGTTTGGACCAGAGTCGGCAGTTGGGTCAAAGGCTGCCTGCTCTTGTTCGATCTGGGCTACTGCAACTTCCATCCGTTTCACCGCATCGACCGCCAGGGCGGGTTTTTCGTCTCGCGGATGAAGTCGAACGCCAACCCACTCATCGTTGAAAACCTGACAACCTGCGCCGGTCGAAGCATCGACCTTGTCGGCCAGAAACTCCAGGACGTCGTCGGCCGTCTTCGCCGCAGAGTGATCGACGTCGAGGTCGAGCTGCCGGTCAAACTCAGAAGGTACCGCGGCAAACAGCGCCAGATCACCCGCCGCTTCCGCATGATCGGCATCCGCAACGACAACACCGGCGAGTACCACTTCTACGTGACCAATGTCGGCCAGGAACGGCTCTCGGCCGAGGATGTCGGCCACATCTACGCGCTCCGGTGGCAGGTCGAGCTGCTGTTCCGCAGGCTACGCTCGCACGGCCGACTCCATCAGCTTCCGACGCAGCAAGAGCACATCGTCAAGGCGCTGATCTGGGCGTCCATTCTGGCGGTGCTCGTCTCACAGAAGCTTCTGTGGGCGATGCGACTTCGCGACCGCGGACGACACCTACCGGCGCTGCGCTTCCAGGAGGTCTTCGAGTCGTACGCACGCGCTATCCTCGAGGAAATGGTCGCGCATCGGCGAACGAGTAAGCTCGACCTGTTTGACCTCATCTATCACGAGGCGGTCGACCCGAACCTCGACCGGGTGCGCTCCTTCGACATATTGGATGCTGCGTAG